The Desulfoscipio gibsoniae DSM 7213 genome contains a region encoding:
- the hcp gene encoding hydroxylamine reductase: MFCYQCEQTAGGTGCTKVGVCGKNEDVASLQDALIIGLKGVAAYAYHARELGLRDEKVDAFMHEALFTTLTNVNFDLNDHVKKVLELGEMNLRAMEILDKANVGRFGSPEPTQVFTGFKPGPAVLITGHDFLDMYELLVQAEAAGVNVYTHGEMLPGHAYPELKKFKNLVGHYGSAWQNQKKEFEEFPGAILGTTNCVLLPKESYKDRMFTCGIAKLPEVTHIENRDFTAVIEKAKSLGALPEKPGGTLTTGFHHNFVLSIADKVVDAVKAGKIRHIFLVGGCEGAKASRSYYTDLVKQIPEDCIVITLGCGKYRFNYLDLGDIDGIPRMLDMGQCNNAYSAIQVAAALAKVFNCGVNDLPLSLVLSWFEQKAVSILFTLLHLGIKNIRIGPSAPAFLTPNVLAVIQENYNLQLITTPENDLENMLA; this comes from the coding sequence ATGTTTTGCTACCAATGTGAACAAACAGCAGGTGGAACCGGATGCACCAAAGTAGGGGTTTGCGGTAAAAATGAGGATGTTGCCAGCTTGCAAGATGCCTTGATTATCGGGCTCAAAGGCGTAGCAGCTTATGCCTATCACGCCAGAGAGCTGGGCCTGCGGGATGAAAAGGTAGATGCCTTCATGCACGAAGCCCTTTTCACTACCCTGACCAACGTCAACTTTGATTTAAATGACCATGTTAAAAAAGTGCTTGAATTAGGCGAAATGAACCTGCGGGCAATGGAAATTTTGGATAAAGCCAATGTTGGGCGGTTTGGATCCCCTGAACCCACCCAGGTATTCACAGGCTTTAAACCGGGCCCGGCCGTGTTAATTACCGGCCACGACTTTCTAGATATGTACGAACTGCTGGTGCAAGCAGAGGCAGCAGGAGTAAACGTATACACCCACGGCGAAATGCTGCCGGGTCATGCTTATCCCGAACTGAAAAAATTCAAGAACCTGGTTGGCCATTACGGCTCCGCCTGGCAGAACCAGAAAAAAGAATTTGAGGAATTCCCCGGGGCAATTTTAGGCACCACCAACTGTGTACTACTGCCCAAGGAATCATACAAAGACCGTATGTTTACCTGCGGTATTGCCAAACTGCCTGAAGTAACCCACATAGAAAACCGTGATTTCACAGCGGTAATTGAAAAAGCTAAATCCCTGGGCGCACTGCCCGAGAAACCGGGCGGCACACTGACTACCGGCTTCCACCACAATTTTGTGCTCTCTATTGCCGACAAAGTAGTTGACGCTGTTAAAGCCGGTAAAATTCGTCACATTTTCCTGGTAGGGGGTTGCGAAGGTGCAAAAGCCTCGCGCAGCTATTACACTGATTTGGTGAAGCAAATACCGGAGGACTGCATCGTTATCACCCTGGGCTGCGGCAAGTACCGTTTCAACTACCTGGATCTTGGCGACATCGACGGCATTCCGCGCATGCTGGACATGGGGCAATGTAATAACGCTTACTCGGCCATTCAGGTAGCTGCGGCGCTGGCTAAAGTATTTAATTGCGGTGTAAACGACCTGCCCTTGAGCCTGGTGCTGTCCTGGTTCGAACAAAAAGCAGTGTCCATACTGTTCACCCTGCTGCACCTGGGTATTAAGAATATCCGCATCGGCCCGTCGGCACCTGCGTTTCTGACACCCAATGTGCTGGCGGTTATTCAGGAGAACTACAACCTCCAGCTAATCACCACGCCGGAAAACGACCTGGAAAACATGCTTGCTTAG
- a CDS encoding spore coat associated protein CotJA, which yields MNNKDDKKPDQVKVQSKDHKTGAAASTGLGPVPGQPGGTDPHQPLQPVDPMYAPFDPVQSDGLPPYPGQPGFGPGYQPGKPAQPGYPDYPVYPGYPDQPGVYPGMELARAYILIQRWGKVNTPARALETGTLFPELYRPYPY from the coding sequence TTGAATAACAAAGACGATAAAAAGCCGGATCAGGTTAAGGTGCAGTCTAAAGACCATAAAACCGGTGCCGCAGCATCAACCGGTCTGGGGCCGGTCCCCGGTCAGCCGGGTGGAACTGACCCGCATCAACCCCTTCAGCCCGTTGATCCAATGTATGCACCCTTTGACCCGGTGCAGTCTGACGGTTTGCCGCCCTATCCCGGCCAGCCAGGCTTCGGTCCCGGTTATCAACCAGGAAAACCAGCTCAACCCGGTTACCCTGATTATCCCGTTTACCCGGGGTACCCCGATCAACCCGGCGTCTACCCGGGAATGGAACTGGCCAGGGCGTACATTCTCATACAGAGGTGGGGGAAAGTAAATACCCCTGCCCGGGCATTGGAAACGGGCACTTTGTTTCCTGAATTGTATAGACCATACCCGTACTAA
- a CDS encoding spore coat protein CotJB yields MDHRNQVQMLLQIQQLSIVATELNLFLDTHPNDQQALNMFNQVHNDLLKAVRNYEKIYGPMLNYGYSPAVQNRWKWIDSPWPWEIKY; encoded by the coding sequence GTGGATCATCGCAACCAAGTACAAATGCTCTTACAGATACAACAATTATCAATCGTGGCCACGGAACTGAACTTGTTCTTGGATACCCATCCCAATGACCAGCAGGCGCTGAACATGTTTAACCAGGTACACAATGATTTATTAAAAGCTGTGCGCAACTATGAGAAAATCTACGGTCCAATGCTTAATTACGGTTATTCTCCGGCTGTGCAAAATCGCTGGAAATGGATTGATAGCCCGTGGCCCTGGGAAATCAAGTACTAA
- a CDS encoding manganese catalase family protein — protein MWVYEKKLQIPVRVSAPNPKLAKYIITQYGGPEGELSASLRYLNMRYTMPTAMAKGVLTDIGTEELAHMEIVATLVYKLIEGAPIEAIKAADLGSHYADHGRALYWENAAGVPWVAAYVSATGDPVADLHENLAAEQKARAVYENLLHLTDDPQVKDVLRFLREREVVHFQRFGETLMYVEDYMNKKKVF, from the coding sequence ATGTGGGTATACGAGAAGAAATTGCAAATACCCGTACGGGTAAGCGCGCCTAACCCCAAGCTGGCCAAATACATCATTACTCAATACGGCGGTCCGGAGGGGGAACTTTCCGCCTCCTTACGCTACCTGAATATGCGTTACACTATGCCCACCGCCATGGCCAAGGGGGTGCTTACCGACATTGGCACTGAAGAGCTGGCGCATATGGAAATAGTTGCCACACTGGTATATAAACTCATCGAAGGCGCTCCCATTGAAGCCATTAAGGCAGCAGATTTAGGAAGTCATTATGCGGATCACGGACGCGCCTTGTACTGGGAAAATGCTGCCGGGGTACCCTGGGTTGCCGCTTACGTTTCCGCCACCGGAGATCCGGTAGCTGATTTACACGAAAACCTGGCCGCAGAGCAAAAAGCCCGGGCCGTATATGAAAACCTGCTTCATTTAACCGATGACCCGCAGGTCAAAGACGTGCTGCGCTTTTTGAGGGAGCGGGAAGTCGTACACTTCCAGCGCTTTGGTGAAACATTGATGTATGTCGAGGATTATATGAATAAAAAGAAAGTTTTTTAA
- a CDS encoding methyl-accepting chemotaxis protein: MSLQLKILSGFIFVIAIFTIAAGIVYHKIGDVQVNVSNIPHEFERSQQLSNIRNNFTAQSAAMRGYMYYKQDNYVEQLRQLGEENISILQTMIDTARQSSNKEKFQTLKDYQDQYSALFLDKYIPLIREGKEEEANAVAINEGLPLANNINNATDSYAKERNNNLMTIVQNINTEFTSMKRIALFSSILALLIGLLLGFFLARSISLPLRKVAAESAKIAEGDLTGKEIDIKTKDEVGQLAMAFNKMILNLRSLVIQIQEKSQVIASSSMQLSASSQNVAAGAQETASTTNQVASTVEQVTVNTQHIAEISEQATTYAREGNEGINRIGIQMEAIENATTTSGEVINALNESATKISQIVELITQIAEQTNLLSLNAAIEAARAGEQGRGFAVVAEEVRKLAVQSADAAKEIHDLITSIQQETNKAVQSMTDNIAQVKEGAAVVSDVGTTFEKIISAVQNLSGEIQSVASAAEQMSSGVQNVAATAEEQTASVEEISSTSQNLAGMAEELDSLSKQFKVA; this comes from the coding sequence ATGTCATTACAATTAAAAATTCTTAGTGGTTTTATTTTTGTTATAGCTATATTTACAATTGCTGCAGGTATTGTTTATCATAAGATTGGAGACGTACAGGTTAATGTGAGCAACATCCCTCATGAGTTTGAAAGAAGTCAGCAGCTAAGTAATATTAGGAATAATTTTACTGCTCAATCGGCTGCCATGCGAGGGTATATGTATTATAAGCAGGATAATTACGTTGAACAGCTTAGACAACTGGGTGAGGAAAATATCTCCATCCTTCAAACCATGATAGATACGGCCAGACAGTCCTCAAACAAAGAAAAGTTTCAGACATTAAAGGATTACCAGGATCAATATAGTGCATTATTCCTGGATAAATATATTCCCCTTATTAGAGAGGGTAAAGAAGAAGAAGCTAACGCAGTGGCTATAAACGAAGGGTTACCATTAGCGAACAATATTAATAACGCTACGGACTCATATGCGAAAGAACGAAACAACAACCTTATGACAATTGTCCAAAATATCAACACGGAATTTACTTCCATGAAGAGAATAGCATTGTTTTCCAGTATTTTAGCTTTGCTAATAGGCTTATTGCTGGGCTTTTTCCTTGCCCGCTCAATTTCCCTGCCACTTAGAAAAGTTGCCGCAGAGTCAGCTAAAATTGCTGAGGGCGACCTAACTGGTAAAGAAATTGACATTAAAACAAAAGATGAGGTTGGCCAGTTAGCAATGGCTTTTAATAAAATGATACTAAACTTAAGGAGTTTAGTTATTCAAATTCAGGAAAAATCTCAGGTTATTGCTTCATCCTCAATGCAACTTTCAGCAAGTTCACAAAATGTCGCCGCAGGTGCTCAGGAAACAGCATCAACAACTAATCAGGTGGCCAGTACCGTTGAACAGGTCACTGTTAATACGCAGCACATAGCAGAAATATCAGAACAGGCCACTACATATGCCCGGGAAGGAAACGAGGGAATAAACCGCATAGGTATACAGATGGAGGCCATTGAAAACGCTACTACCACCAGCGGTGAAGTTATTAACGCATTGAATGAATCTGCAACAAAGATCTCTCAAATTGTAGAACTAATTACCCAAATCGCTGAACAAACCAATTTACTGTCCTTGAACGCTGCTATTGAGGCAGCTAGAGCGGGGGAACAGGGACGCGGTTTTGCAGTGGTTGCCGAAGAGGTAAGAAAGCTTGCCGTACAGTCGGCAGACGCTGCAAAAGAAATTCATGATCTTATTACATCAATCCAGCAGGAAACAAATAAAGCTGTTCAAAGTATGACTGACAACATCGCCCAGGTAAAAGAAGGAGCAGCTGTTGTATCGGATGTAGGAACAACGTTTGAAAAAATCATTTCGGCAGTTCAGAATCTCTCAGGAGAAATACAGTCTGTAGCGTCAGCCGCAGAGCAGATGTCTTCGGGTGTGCAAAACGTTGCTGCAACGGCCGAGGAACAAACGGCAAGTGTAGAAGAGATTTCTTCGACAAGTCAGAACCTTGCCGGGATGGCTGAGGAGCTTGATAGTTTGTCCAAACAATTTAAAGTAGCGTAA
- a CDS encoding IS5 family transposase yields MFRKVENQYYLEEFILPFEGKLRADNRWVKLAKIIPWESIEERYANLFPSNRGQLAKPVRMALGALIIKEKCGYSDRETVEQITENPYLQYFIGLREYHDRPPFDSSLMVHFRKRFGSETLKDINEEICRAAKKAEEQKKDDDNKPKPPSGGKKTHAKEPNSPKSKASSFEVYPANKGKLILDATCAPADIRYPTDLSLLNEAREKLDNIIDLVHKTLGKPGRRPRTYRQIARKAYLNIVHNRKPGKKAIRKAIGKQLRYVRRNLSAVDRLLAMAGDSHGLSQKQQDTLRTIRMVYEQQLHMYTYRKHKINDRIVSISQPHVRPIVRGKATADVEFGAKVAISMIDGYAFVETLSWDAFNEGVTLQESVEYYRQKYGYYPEAVQADKIYRNRENLRFCDRYNIRLSGPRLGRPLIDKVLQREQRRIERQDASERNAVEAKFGEGKRRYGLARIMARLKETAESVICLQFLVMNLERRLRVLLFFFMRRLFRYNLGFQEPLLYCFN; encoded by the coding sequence ATGTTCCGTAAAGTGGAAAACCAATATTATCTTGAAGAATTTATATTGCCTTTTGAAGGCAAATTAAGAGCTGATAACCGCTGGGTAAAACTAGCTAAAATTATCCCCTGGGAAAGCATCGAAGAACGCTATGCCAATCTTTTTCCCAGCAACCGTGGACAGTTGGCTAAACCCGTCAGAATGGCCCTTGGTGCCTTAATCATTAAAGAGAAATGTGGCTATAGTGACCGTGAAACAGTGGAGCAGATCACTGAGAATCCCTATTTGCAATACTTTATCGGTCTAAGGGAATACCATGATCGGCCGCCATTTGATTCTTCACTAATGGTCCACTTTCGTAAGCGTTTTGGCTCTGAAACCCTAAAAGATATCAACGAAGAAATCTGTCGTGCCGCCAAGAAAGCGGAAGAGCAAAAGAAGGACGATGACAACAAGCCTAAACCACCTTCAGGTGGCAAAAAAACGCACGCGAAAGAACCAAATAGCCCAAAAAGCAAAGCCTCTTCTTTTGAGGTATATCCGGCAAACAAAGGCAAACTCATCTTGGATGCCACCTGCGCCCCGGCAGACATACGCTACCCCACTGACTTATCCTTGCTTAACGAAGCTAGGGAGAAGTTGGATAACATTATCGATCTCGTGCACAAGACTCTTGGTAAGCCAGGTAGAAGACCACGTACTTATCGTCAAATAGCTCGTAAAGCCTACCTTAACATTGTTCACAACAGAAAGCCTGGTAAAAAAGCTATCCGAAAAGCCATCGGCAAGCAGCTGCGCTATGTGAGGCGCAACCTAAGTGCTGTAGACCGCCTACTAGCTATGGCCGGTGATAGTCATGGTCTAAGTCAGAAACAACAGGATACATTGCGCACCATACGTATGGTCTATGAACAACAACTCCATATGTATACCTACCGCAAACACAAGATAAATGATCGCATTGTAAGCATCAGCCAGCCGCATGTGCGTCCCATTGTCCGAGGTAAAGCCACAGCTGATGTCGAGTTCGGTGCCAAAGTCGCTATCAGTATGATAGATGGTTACGCCTTTGTGGAAACGCTAAGTTGGGACGCCTTTAATGAAGGGGTAACCTTGCAAGAATCGGTGGAATATTACCGCCAAAAGTACGGGTACTACCCTGAAGCCGTTCAGGCAGACAAAATATACCGGAATAGGGAAAACCTGCGCTTCTGCGATAGATATAACATACGGCTCAGTGGACCACGGCTAGGAAGACCACTGATTGATAAAGTACTACAGAGAGAACAGAGACGCATAGAACGGCAAGATGCCAGCGAACGCAATGCTGTAGAAGCGAAATTCGGAGAAGGCAAGCGTCGCTATGGATTGGCACGTATTATGGCACGTCTAAAAGAGACCGCCGAAAGCGTGATCTGCCTGCAGTTCCTAGTAATGAATTTGGAACGTAGGCTCCGTGTTCTTTTGTTCTTTTTTATGCGGCGTCTGTTTCGGTATAATCTGGGTTTTCAAGAACCGTTATTATACTGTTTTAATTAA
- the fliY gene encoding flagellar motor switch phosphatase FliY translates to MIDNKLLQQEEIDALLNGNDIQQKQPENDNGSDLTQDEIDKMLRGAQDSYQLSQSDKDQNLDQNDIDALIMTAQNDRQELLERQGEDLDNERLVDEDEQDNEGASFNNTEALIDLTSDLTVEEKDALGEIGNISMGSSATTLSQLLNKRVQITSPKVIVTNQDDFFNQFDSPYLIIKVKFTKGFDCYNVLIIKMHDAIIMANLMMGGDGSELSEEISEMEISAASEAMNQMIGTASTALADLLERKFYILPPETDIVQNTEKINVTLPFGDPIVVISFRMKIEDLLDTSIMQVLDIETAREQAMLLWKKLSGGDDALITSVPQKPAGHEKVLDLNASASTGEQILHEVTEASFTKSEEELNQPQDMEKNILSGVALDKLNLLLDIPLKVSVVLGRAKKQIKEVLQMTPGAIVELETLVDEPVDILINGKLIAKGEVVVVNENFGIKINSIISTKARIDTLKG, encoded by the coding sequence ATGATTGATAATAAACTACTCCAACAAGAGGAAATAGATGCTCTGTTAAATGGAAATGATATTCAACAAAAACAACCTGAAAATGATAATGGCAGCGATTTAACACAAGATGAAATAGATAAAATGCTCCGGGGCGCTCAAGACAGCTACCAGTTATCTCAATCTGATAAAGATCAAAATTTAGATCAAAATGATATTGATGCTCTCATAATGACTGCCCAAAACGACCGGCAGGAATTACTTGAACGCCAGGGTGAGGATTTGGATAATGAGCGGCTAGTTGATGAAGATGAGCAAGACAATGAGGGAGCGTCGTTTAATAATACTGAGGCCCTAATAGATTTAACTTCGGACTTAACTGTAGAAGAAAAAGACGCACTGGGTGAAATAGGTAATATTTCTATGGGGTCTTCTGCCACTACCTTATCCCAGTTATTAAACAAGCGAGTGCAAATTACCAGCCCTAAAGTAATTGTAACCAACCAAGATGATTTTTTTAATCAGTTTGATAGTCCTTATTTAATTATTAAGGTAAAGTTTACGAAGGGCTTTGATTGTTACAATGTTCTAATAATAAAAATGCATGATGCCATTATTATGGCTAATTTGATGATGGGCGGCGACGGGTCCGAACTTTCGGAAGAGATTTCTGAAATGGAAATCAGCGCCGCTTCAGAAGCCATGAATCAAATGATAGGCACCGCGTCAACAGCCTTGGCAGACCTTCTGGAACGAAAGTTTTATATATTACCTCCGGAAACCGATATAGTTCAGAACACAGAAAAAATAAACGTTACTCTACCATTCGGTGATCCCATAGTAGTTATTTCATTCCGTATGAAGATAGAAGATTTATTAGATACAAGTATTATGCAGGTGCTAGATATAGAAACTGCCCGTGAACAGGCTATGCTACTTTGGAAAAAGCTTAGTGGCGGAGATGATGCACTAATTACATCTGTTCCCCAAAAACCGGCGGGGCATGAAAAGGTACTCGATCTTAACGCAAGTGCATCGACCGGAGAACAAATTCTTCATGAAGTAACTGAAGCAAGTTTTACGAAAAGTGAAGAAGAGCTAAACCAACCACAAGATATGGAAAAAAATATTTTATCCGGTGTGGCTCTTGATAAACTTAATTTACTTTTGGATATTCCTTTGAAAGTATCGGTAGTACTGGGTCGTGCTAAAAAACAAATTAAAGAGGTATTACAAATGACCCCGGGAGCTATTGTAGAGCTGGAAACATTAGTCGATGAACCTGTAGATATACTGATTAACGGAAAGTTAATTGCAAAAGGCGAGGTTGTGGTGGTAAATGAAAACTTCGGTATTAAAATTAACAGTATAATTTCTACCAAAGCAAGGATTGATACCTTAAAAGGATAA
- the fliM gene encoding flagellar motor switch protein FliM, with translation MQEILSQGEIDALLDALNTGDIPIEEIDTKTGQEIKIKSYDFRRPNKFSKEHLRTLEILHNLFARHVTSFLSGYLRSNVNIELVSVSQTIFDEFIRSIPTPTVLTIFDLLPLNGSVILEANNAFIFPVIDLMFGGNGSTGDLNRELTDIEIQVTKKIMTKILEYFIPTWQDIFEVKPELYSVETNPRLQQLYSPNEVVALLTFTVSLGENIQGMINLCYPYITLDPVIAKLSMRQQFIRNFSSSHEDDYANILHWLNHCNIDITAVLGDTQITVNDLLQIQQGDVIVLDQNINSDINVLVGENLKFGAQVGLVDENLAIQIVSLIEGEFNND, from the coding sequence ATGCAGGAAATCCTTTCTCAGGGTGAAATTGACGCATTATTGGATGCATTAAATACTGGTGACATCCCTATAGAGGAAATTGATACGAAAACCGGTCAAGAAATAAAAATTAAAAGTTACGACTTTCGCCGGCCAAATAAATTTTCCAAGGAACATTTAAGAACCCTGGAAATACTGCACAACCTTTTTGCTCGACATGTAACAAGTTTTTTGTCAGGCTATTTAAGATCAAATGTAAACATTGAATTAGTTTCTGTGAGCCAGACCATATTTGACGAATTTATACGTTCTATACCAACTCCTACAGTACTTACAATATTTGACTTGTTGCCTTTGAATGGATCAGTTATATTGGAGGCTAATAATGCTTTTATATTCCCTGTAATTGATTTAATGTTTGGTGGGAACGGTTCTACCGGAGATTTAAACAGGGAATTAACCGATATTGAAATTCAGGTAACTAAAAAAATAATGACCAAAATTTTAGAATACTTTATTCCTACTTGGCAGGATATTTTCGAGGTTAAACCGGAATTATATTCCGTAGAAACAAACCCCCGTTTGCAGCAGCTTTATTCGCCAAATGAAGTGGTAGCACTTTTAACGTTTACTGTATCACTAGGGGAAAATATCCAGGGAATGATAAATTTATGTTACCCGTATATTACGCTGGATCCCGTAATTGCCAAACTTTCAATGCGACAGCAGTTCATCAGAAACTTTTCATCTTCCCATGAAGACGACTATGCTAATATTTTACACTGGTTAAATCATTGCAATATCGATATTACTGCTGTGCTGGGCGATACCCAAATAACGGTTAATGACCTTTTGCAAATACAACAAGGTGACGTTATTGTACTTGATCAGAATATTAATAGTGACATTAATGTATTAGTTGGAGAAAACTTAAAATTTGGCGCGCAGGTGGGATTAGTAGACGAAAATTTGGCTATTCAAATTGTTTCGCTTATTGAAGGGGAATTTAATAATGATTGA